A region of Catenibacterium mitsuokai DNA encodes the following proteins:
- a CDS encoding Panacea domain-containing protein, with protein sequence MKCVKNLKNMISSWLNRLLYKAIMSLKIMDHLNFQMEGYSMTAKIAIVDKPIKADITDVADWFLLKGNMSNKKIQKLCYYAEAWSLTLLDQDIADHSEFEAWVHGPVNPTLYQTFKGYGWHELKITNREEVMARMENLFTPEQVEVLEAVWDTYGEYGADQLEALTHTERPWLEQRVGLGKFESCHSVISSTTMKEYYKSIEVN encoded by the coding sequence ATGAAATGTGTGAAAAATTTAAAAAACATGATATCAAGTTGGTTGAATCGTTTGCTGTACAAAGCTATAATGAGTTTGAAAATTATGGATCATTTAAATTTTCAAATGGAGGGATACAGCATGACAGCAAAGATAGCAATTGTGGATAAACCAATAAAAGCAGATATTACTGATGTAGCAGATTGGTTTTTGTTAAAAGGAAATATGTCAAACAAGAAGATTCAGAAGCTTTGTTATTATGCTGAGGCATGGAGTCTAACTCTTTTAGATCAGGATATAGCTGATCATTCCGAATTTGAAGCATGGGTACATGGTCCAGTAAATCCTACTCTATACCAAACTTTTAAAGGCTATGGATGGCATGAATTAAAAATTACTAATCGTGAAGAAGTTATGGCTCGAATGGAAAATCTATTTACTCCAGAGCAGGTTGAAGTATTAGAAGCAGTTTGGGATACTTATGGAGAGTATGGAGCTGATCAATTAGAAGCTTTAACACACACAGAGCGTCCATGGTTAGAACAAAGAGTAGGCTTAGGAAAATTTGAAAGTTGCCATAGCGTCATTTCTTCTACTACTATGAAGGAATATTATAAGTCTATTGAAGTGAACTAA
- a CDS encoding DUF6179 domain-containing protein, with the protein MELIELTLLDTEKNYDSFLIKKLVSRYNHNKSTSISLEDFQHILDTVDYILEHGETLEEGIQSIQSDIKEIQRIYKSIQILPINNEKYLNVLKRQIPFFIQSVTGEDALFHYCDISVDLDYPLIDGIPLYHDMYHLRGTDLVLYYLKRLSEENYFCSLFDDLESFIEDYEKTIKTSVYDLQINFFELVVHQCIAHISIYQSPGLIIHDKREVNNIGAILDSLNYPMIDLFKENIISAFDNIPIIYPQDSNQIAFSHKGADFYEILNQFEHSRDITLLKQLSIYDLIDFLEQDILTEKEYINFFSSLTAIEIVSILKLILPELDIFLYQASIDDLINELDISITYQEILSHYITIEVLYTYHQYAKKEAVTNR; encoded by the coding sequence GTGGAACTTATCGAACTGACACTATTAGATACAGAAAAGAATTATGATTCTTTTCTAATCAAAAAACTTGTAAGCCGCTATAACCATAACAAGAGTACATCAATCAGCTTAGAGGACTTCCAGCATATTCTAGATACTGTAGATTATATTTTAGAACATGGAGAAACATTAGAAGAAGGTATTCAATCCATACAATCAGATATCAAAGAAATACAAAGAATTTATAAAAGTATTCAAATACTTCCCATCAACAATGAAAAGTATCTGAATGTTTTGAAGAGACAGATTCCTTTCTTTATTCAATCCGTAACAGGTGAGGATGCATTATTTCATTATTGTGATATTTCTGTAGATTTGGATTATCCTCTTATAGATGGAATCCCCCTCTATCATGATATGTATCATTTAAGAGGAACTGATCTTGTGCTTTACTATTTAAAGAGATTAAGTGAAGAAAACTATTTCTGCAGTCTCTTTGATGATTTAGAATCATTTATTGAAGATTATGAAAAGACTATTAAGACATCTGTATATGACTTACAGATCAACTTCTTTGAACTAGTGGTTCATCAATGTATTGCCCATATTTCTATTTATCAGTCTCCTGGTTTAATTATTCACGATAAAAGAGAAGTAAATAATATAGGTGCTATCCTTGATTCACTTAATTATCCTATGATTGATTTATTCAAAGAAAATATTATTTCAGCCTTCGACAACATTCCTATCATTTATCCACAGGATAGTAATCAAATAGCTTTTAGTCATAAAGGTGCTGACTTCTATGAGATTCTCAATCAATTTGAACATTCTAGAGATATCACATTATTAAAACAATTAAGTATCTATGATCTTATAGATTTCTTAGAACAGGATATCCTAACAGAAAAGGAATATATCAATTTCTTTAGTTCTTTAACAGCTATAGAAATTGTGTCTATCCTAAAGCTTATTCTTCCAGAACTAGACATATTCCTCTATCAAGCATCTATAGATGATTTGATCAATGAATTAGATATATCTATCACATATCAAGAAATATTATCACACTATATCACAATAGAAGTTCTCTACACTTATCATCAATACGCAAAAAAAGAGGCTGTAACGAATAGATAG
- a CDS encoding C40 family peptidase → MDKKTKEVVDFMVNRIKTQKTMFIPVVAISAFALVGYAAADRTAPVVHSNKLVVPYGTELKASDFTVSDNRDTVSVIKTEINDHAYQKDQIGTYKVNVTVKDAFNNKTTKEVEVKVVDSEAPALESVNNDGYVIDVEANGNNDLKQYIKATDNVDGDVSDFITFDHNLDTTVLGEQVIHATVEDNAGNKAEKDFTFNVGDTTAPEMNLKTGDITVNYGDAFDINNFVEVKDNYDVNPTVTVEGTVDTKNMTTVQPIKVTATDSSGNKTSNDYEVKVADKAGPVITLKSDNVDVKYGTSFDPKSNLASAIDNLDGDVTGKVEITGTVNTNKAGAYRVYYRVTDNAGNRSEASAKINISAAPVVKIRNNRGNRGTGYNFGGLGGGAAQGGIIGTARSRLGCAYRMGASGPTVFDCSGFTSWVYSKNGKSLPRTAAGQYSGTSRVSKSGLTAGDLVFFAGTYKSGISHVGIYIGGGQFIHAANSKTGVVVSSLNSGYYSSHYAGAGRR, encoded by the coding sequence ATGGATAAGAAGACTAAAGAAGTTGTAGATTTCATGGTAAATCGTATTAAAACTCAGAAGACAATGTTTATTCCAGTAGTCGCTATTTCAGCATTTGCATTAGTAGGTTATGCAGCAGCTGATAGAACAGCGCCTGTTGTTCATTCAAATAAACTAGTAGTACCTTATGGTACAGAATTAAAAGCAAGTGATTTCACTGTATCAGATAATAGAGATACAGTAAGTGTTATCAAGACTGAAATAAATGATCATGCTTATCAGAAAGATCAGATTGGAACATATAAAGTGAATGTAACTGTAAAGGATGCATTCAACAACAAAACAACTAAAGAAGTTGAAGTTAAAGTTGTTGATAGTGAAGCACCCGCATTAGAATCAGTAAATAATGATGGTTATGTTATTGATGTTGAAGCAAACGGCAACAATGATTTAAAACAGTACATCAAAGCGACTGATAATGTGGATGGTGATGTATCTGACTTCATTACTTTTGATCATAACTTAGATACAACAGTTCTTGGTGAACAGGTCATCCATGCAACTGTTGAAGATAATGCTGGTAACAAAGCAGAAAAAGACTTTACATTCAATGTAGGTGATACAACTGCTCCAGAAATGAACTTAAAGACTGGTGATATTACTGTTAACTACGGTGATGCATTTGATATCAATAACTTCGTTGAAGTAAAGGATAACTATGATGTTAATCCTACAGTGACTGTAGAAGGAACTGTAGATACTAAGAATATGACTACAGTACAGCCAATCAAAGTGACTGCAACTGATAGTTCAGGAAACAAGACTTCAAATGATTATGAAGTAAAGGTTGCTGATAAGGCTGGACCAGTCATCACATTAAAGAGTGATAATGTAGATGTAAAATATGGTACTTCATTTGATCCTAAGTCTAACTTAGCATCAGCTATTGATAACTTAGATGGTGATGTAACAGGTAAAGTAGAAATTACTGGAACTGTTAATACAAACAAAGCTGGCGCTTATCGTGTTTATTACAGAGTAACAGATAATGCTGGTAACAGATCTGAAGCAAGTGCAAAGATCAATATATCTGCTGCACCAGTTGTAAAGATCAGAAATAACAGAGGCAACAGAGGTACAGGTTATAACTTCGGTGGTCTTGGTGGAGGCGCTGCACAGGGCGGTATCATTGGAACTGCTCGTTCAAGACTCGGCTGTGCATATCGTATGGGTGCTTCTGGACCAACAGTATTTGACTGCTCAGGATTTACATCTTGGGTTTACAGCAAGAATGGTAAATCATTACCAAGAACTGCTGCAGGTCAGTATAGTGGAACATCAAGAGTATCTAAATCAGGCTTAACTGCTGGTGATTTAGTATTCTTCGCTGGAACTTATAAATCAGGTATCTCTCACGTAGGTATCTATATTGGTGGCGGACAGTTCATTCATGCTGCTAACTCTAAGACTGGTGTTGTTGTTTCATCACTTAATAGTGGATATTATTCATCACACTATGCAGGTGCGGGTAGAAGATAA
- a CDS encoding L,D-transpeptidase family protein, which produces MTDTQKKRKIIAIIVSILIILGLSVFLYINHMGTAYRDRFLPSTYINNVNVGKLSAKDAEKKIAENQKNYTLTMTFRNKSTDTISANEIDMSYVPDGQVEELLKKQDSFTWFKNYLFNHKGNKKTIQTKASYDEKKLKTVLYEKKQLKDENQVAPTDARLKYENQTFTVVKEKPGHTLNKETVYEAVNKAISLQKENLNISKIKDAYKSPDKTTETVKNEAATLNKYLKTSITYELPSNQTEVLNHEKLLTWLVKNEDGTYSYNDEIWNKRMRGFVYTLASKANTAGKSRTFNATGLGTRSVSGGNYGYRMNQSEEIAKIKEELSAGKAVKRAPVYSAKEVSTENNGLGGNYIEVDLSRQHLWIYKNGQCVLQSDCVSGKMTRDRYTPAGTYYVYSKERNRVLRGTKDPVTGKYPYESPVSYWMPFNRGIGFHDANWRNKFGGNLYVNGGSHGCVNLPVGFAGTMYNTITTGMPVVIYYSQGYTLNG; this is translated from the coding sequence ATGACAGATACACAGAAAAAAAGAAAAATTATCGCGATTATTGTATCTATTTTGATAATTCTTGGATTATCAGTATTCCTCTATATTAATCATATGGGTACAGCTTATCGCGATCGCTTCTTACCGTCTACATACATCAATAATGTAAATGTAGGTAAGTTAAGTGCCAAGGATGCTGAAAAGAAGATTGCTGAAAATCAGAAGAACTATACTCTAACAATGACATTCAGAAACAAATCAACTGATACTATTTCAGCGAATGAAATCGATATGAGTTATGTTCCTGATGGACAGGTAGAAGAATTATTAAAGAAACAGGATTCATTTACATGGTTCAAGAACTACTTATTCAACCATAAAGGGAATAAGAAAACAATCCAGACCAAGGCTTCTTATGATGAAAAGAAGTTAAAGACTGTTCTTTATGAAAAGAAGCAGCTAAAGGATGAAAATCAGGTAGCACCTACAGATGCTCGTTTGAAGTATGAAAATCAGACTTTTACTGTAGTGAAAGAAAAACCTGGACATACTTTAAATAAAGAAACTGTTTATGAAGCAGTAAACAAAGCAATTAGTCTTCAGAAAGAGAACTTAAACATTTCTAAAATAAAAGATGCTTATAAGTCTCCTGATAAGACAACTGAAACTGTTAAGAATGAAGCAGCAACATTGAATAAGTATTTAAAGACTTCTATTACTTATGAACTACCTAGTAATCAGACAGAAGTCTTAAATCATGAAAAGTTGTTAACATGGCTTGTGAAGAATGAAGATGGAACATATAGCTATAATGATGAAATCTGGAATAAGCGTATGAGAGGCTTCGTTTATACACTTGCTTCAAAAGCAAATACTGCTGGTAAGTCACGTACATTTAATGCAACTGGACTTGGTACAAGAAGTGTAAGTGGTGGTAATTACGGATATCGTATGAACCAGTCAGAAGAAATTGCAAAGATTAAAGAAGAATTAAGTGCAGGTAAGGCTGTTAAAAGAGCACCTGTATATAGCGCAAAAGAAGTATCTACTGAGAATAATGGTCTTGGTGGAAACTATATTGAAGTAGATTTATCACGTCAGCATTTATGGATTTATAAAAATGGTCAGTGTGTACTTCAATCTGATTGTGTATCAGGTAAGATGACACGTGATCGTTATACTCCTGCTGGTACATATTATGTTTATTCTAAAGAACGTAATAGAGTATTAAGAGGTACTAAGGATCCTGTAACTGGTAAGTACCCTTATGAATCTCCTGTAAGTTATTGGATGCCATTCAATAGAGGTATTGGATTCCATGATGCAAACTGGAGAAATAAATTCGGTGGTAACCTTTATGTCAATGGTGGTTCTCATGGTTGTGTTAACTTACCTGTAGGTTTTGCAGGAACTATGTATAATACAATTACGACTGGTATGCCTGTTGTTATTTATTACTCACAAGGCTATACATTAAACGGATAA
- a CDS encoding transposase, producing the protein MPDHIHVFVDVPQTAAPCDVVSTFKDISAIELFKAFPQLIQFCRMRYFMV; encoded by the coding sequence ATGCCTGATCATATACATGTCTTTGTAGATGTACCACAAACTGCTGCTCCCTGTGATGTTGTAAGTACTTTTAAAGATATAAGTGCTATTGAACTATTCAAGGCATTTCCACAATTAATACAATTTTGCAGGATGCGGTATTTTATGGTCTAG
- a CDS encoding V-type ATP synthase subunit D, whose protein sequence is MANQVVPTKGNLMATKKSLELARLGYDLLDKKRNVLIKEMMSLLDDVKEIRDDITDSYDRAYAALREANESLGIISDVVEGVPIDEGISVKYRSVMGVELPKIEYEKTPLRVGYGFERANSKVDYAYICFYHVKEMTVKLAEVENSVYRLANNIRKTQKRANALQNISIPRFEATVKMITEALDEKDREEFSRQKVIKAQKNRQEAAKRKA, encoded by the coding sequence ATGGCTAATCAGGTTGTCCCTACTAAAGGGAATTTGATGGCAACCAAGAAGTCTCTTGAACTTGCTAGACTTGGTTATGACCTGCTCGATAAGAAAAGAAATGTCTTAATTAAAGAAATGATGTCATTACTTGATGATGTAAAAGAAATCCGTGATGACATCACTGATTCTTATGATCGTGCTTATGCAGCATTACGTGAAGCAAATGAATCTTTAGGTATTATTTCTGATGTAGTAGAGGGTGTACCTATTGATGAAGGTATTAGTGTTAAGTATCGTTCAGTTATGGGTGTAGAATTACCTAAGATTGAATATGAGAAAACACCATTAAGAGTTGGTTATGGTTTTGAACGTGCGAACTCTAAGGTAGACTATGCTTATATCTGTTTCTATCATGTAAAAGAAATGACAGTAAAGCTTGCAGAAGTAGAAAACTCTGTATATCGTCTAGCGAATAATATTCGTAAGACACAAAAGCGTGCTAACGCATTACAGAACATCTCTATCCCTCGTTTTGAAGCGACTGTAAAGATGATTACAGAAGCCTTGGATGAAAAGGACAGAGAAGAATTCTCAAGACAGAAAGTTATTAAAGCACAAAAGAATAGACAAGAAGCTGCAAAAAGAAAGGCATAA
- a CDS encoding transposase, which yields MASFPLKTPADAGYGSYDNYMYCRENGIELFMKYPGYYEESKKTNDKNRFRASHFERTEDGGYICPAGHEFEVDKVTTDTRGVYARNNIKLINHYCDGCPFRSRCTKSRIGRSINCCKELDEFHKEVRKNVTSEEGKKLMFKRDNEAEGTFGDLKENMGYDRLYRRGHDNVQMEIYLVSMGHNIRKYQKLKKRIKETEENQMKQVKEMLRLFIC from the coding sequence ATGGCAAGCTTTCCTTTAAAGACACCTGCTGATGCAGGTTATGGTAGCTATGATAACTATATGTACTGCAGGGAAAACGGTATTGAGCTGTTTATGAAGTATCCAGGATATTATGAAGAATCGAAGAAGACAAATGATAAGAATAGATTCAGAGCCTCTCATTTTGAGAGAACAGAAGATGGCGGGTATATATGCCCTGCTGGTCATGAGTTTGAGGTGGATAAGGTAACTACTGATACAAGGGGCGTATATGCACGTAATAATATAAAACTAATAAATCATTACTGTGATGGTTGTCCATTCAGATCAAGATGCACTAAATCCAGAATTGGAAGAAGCATAAACTGCTGCAAGGAACTTGATGAATTTCATAAGGAAGTAAGAAAAAATGTCACAAGTGAAGAAGGAAAGAAACTCATGTTCAAGAGAGATAATGAAGCAGAAGGAACTTTTGGTGATCTTAAGGAGAATATGGGTTATGACAGACTCTACAGAAGAGGACATGACAATGTTCAGATGGAGATCTACCTTGTTTCAATGGGGCATAATATCAGGAAATATCAGAAACTGAAGAAAAGAATCAAGGAAACAGAAGAAAACCAGATGAAACAGGTCAAGGAGATGCTCAGATTGTTTATCTGCTGA
- a CDS encoding DUF1016 N-terminal domain-containing protein — MGKNEIVGYEPLVDDLKDLIHKKQYQVLKSINSETVNLYWEIGEEIYRQQEENDWGKSIVQVLSTELQKEFPRAKGYSAANLWRMRNFYLTYRDSEKLAPLVREISWSNNIIIMEKCKDDLQREFYIQMVKRYGWTKRILTNFIEAQTYEKYLLNQTNFDLTLPVEQSVQAKLAVKDEYTFDFAELSPEYSEHELEMQL; from the coding sequence ATGGGAAAGAATGAAATTGTGGGATATGAACCACTTGTGGATGATTTAAAAGATTTAATCCATAAAAAGCAGTATCAGGTTCTGAAATCAATCAATTCAGAAACTGTAAATTTGTATTGGGAAATTGGAGAAGAAATTTATAGACAGCAGGAAGAAAATGATTGGGGAAAATCAATTGTTCAAGTACTCTCAACAGAATTGCAAAAAGAGTTTCCCAGAGCAAAGGGATATTCAGCAGCCAATCTGTGGCGAATGCGTAATTTTTATTTAACTTACCGTGATTCTGAAAAACTCGCACCATTGGTGCGAGAAATTAGCTGGAGCAATAACATCATTATTATGGAAAAGTGTAAGGATGATTTGCAAAGGGAATTTTACATTCAGATGGTGAAAAGATATGGATGGACAAAACGCATCTTAACTAATTTTATCGAAGCACAGACCTATGAGAAATATTTGTTGAATCAGACGAATTTTGATTTAACGCTTCCGGTAGAGCAAAGTGTACAGGCTAAGCTTGCGGTAAAAGATGAATATACATTTGATTTTGCGGAATTGTCACCTGAATACTCTGAACACGAATTAGAAATGCAACTATGA
- a CDS encoding alpha/beta fold hydrolase has product MNIYYEVHGNGYPIILLHGNQENRKIYDQLVKDLENGYQLIAMDSRYHGKSIKSGPLTLDRMAQDVMDVANELDLEAYDVIGFSDGANIALTLAGKDERLKHMVLLSPNATPKGIKWYYRLHMYMTLLLLPIFCIYDKRSRIRFKLISFMTKEPHFTADYLSELKIPALLLSGENDIIKDSDFTFIQSSLPYCVHKVIKNSPHFLLGDQYDKTLREIRGFLYACHHEA; this is encoded by the coding sequence ATGAATATATACTATGAAGTACATGGAAATGGTTACCCGATCATCTTATTACATGGTAATCAGGAAAATAGAAAAATATATGATCAATTAGTTAAAGATCTAGAAAATGGCTATCAACTCATCGCAATGGATTCACGTTATCATGGAAAATCTATTAAGAGTGGTCCTTTAACACTAGATCGTATGGCTCAGGATGTGATGGATGTCGCAAATGAATTAGATCTAGAGGCTTATGATGTCATTGGTTTTAGTGATGGTGCGAATATTGCACTCACACTAGCAGGTAAAGATGAACGCTTAAAACATATGGTCCTTCTTTCACCTAATGCCACTCCAAAAGGTATTAAGTGGTATTATCGTCTCCATATGTATATGACATTACTCTTATTACCGATATTCTGTATCTATGATAAGAGATCTAGAATACGTTTTAAGCTCATCTCATTTATGACAAAGGAACCACATTTTACTGCAGACTATTTATCAGAACTCAAGATTCCAGCTTTATTACTATCTGGTGAAAATGATATCATCAAGGATTCTGATTTTACTTTTATTCAGTCATCATTGCCTTATTGTGTACATAAGGTCATTAAGAATTCACCACACTTCTTGCTGGGGGATCAGTACGATAAAACATTAAGAGAAATAAGGGGGTTTTTATATGCCTGTCATCACGAAGCATAA
- a CDS encoding M24 family metallopeptidase, which produces MAKTTIEYAKTIIKPGMNLLHLRKLCEQKMLELGADSFWYWDIGAFVFAGDETTVSVSGKHYVTSNRIITENDIVTIDLSPQCGNIWGDYARTIILENGVVVDRCKVSNEEWKNGLAMEDRLHHELVEFVSKETTFEELYYHINEIILKEGFVNLDFLGNLGHSIVKDKNERVYIEKGNTQKISDVEYFTFEPHISIPDSSYGYKKENIYYFQNGKLVEL; this is translated from the coding sequence ATTGCAAAGACAACTATTGAATATGCAAAGACCATAATAAAGCCTGGAATGAATTTGTTACATTTAAGAAAATTATGTGAGCAGAAAATGTTAGAATTAGGGGCAGATTCTTTCTGGTATTGGGATATTGGAGCCTTTGTATTTGCAGGAGATGAAACTACGGTATCGGTATCTGGAAAACATTATGTTACAAGTAATAGGATTATTACAGAAAACGATATTGTGACAATTGATTTAAGCCCTCAGTGTGGAAATATCTGGGGAGACTATGCCAGAACAATAATACTTGAAAATGGTGTGGTAGTAGATAGATGTAAAGTTTCCAATGAAGAGTGGAAAAACGGCTTGGCAATGGAAGACAGACTGCATCATGAATTAGTGGAGTTTGTGAGCAAAGAAACAACATTTGAAGAACTCTATTATCATATTAATGAGATTATTTTGAAGGAAGGTTTCGTTAATCTCGATTTTTTGGGAAACTTAGGGCATTCAATTGTGAAAGATAAGAATGAACGTGTATATATAGAAAAGGGTAATACTCAAAAGATAAGTGATGTAGAATATTTTACTTTTGAACCGCATATAAGCATTCCTGATTCAAGCTATGGATATAAGAAAGAAAATATTTATTATTTTCAGAATGGGAAACTGGTTGAATTATAA
- a CDS encoding transposase → MKTYQQDYTAYQTYALLDFNISFEKDIPADDISRTVIEVTERIDINKFVDFTHRNSHGYDGLMMLRLLLLAFADNGYASTRKLAELCRTDIRYMFIAQNQKPSHQAFQRFIHDDLIMSVEEIFYEMNRIMEDELPIDTDILCIDGTKYEANANKNTFIWRKILSDIGKDSGRSVMILSRESISSLRNRISTADTPFLESLILIIY, encoded by the coding sequence ATGAAAACATACCAACAAGATTATACGGCATATCAGACATATGCGCTACTAGATTTTAATATTTCTTTTGAAAAAGATATACCTGCTGATGATATTTCAAGAACTGTGATTGAAGTTACGGAAAGGATAGATATAAACAAGTTTGTTGACTTCACTCATAGAAATTCTCATGGGTATGATGGTCTCATGATGCTCAGACTGCTTCTGCTTGCTTTTGCGGATAATGGTTATGCATCTACAAGAAAGCTTGCAGAACTATGCAGAACTGACATCAGATATATGTTCATCGCACAGAATCAGAAGCCTTCTCATCAGGCATTTCAGAGATTCATCCATGATGATCTCATTATGTCCGTTGAAGAGATATTCTATGAAATGAATAGAATCATGGAGGATGAACTTCCTATCGATACAGATATATTATGCATTGACGGTACTAAGTATGAAGCCAATGCCAACAAGAACACATTCATATGGAGAAAAATACTGTCAGACATAGGGAAAGACAGTGGAAGAAGTGTAATGATACTATCAAGAGAATCAATAAGTTCTTTAAGGAACAGAATATCAACTGCAGATACTCCATTCTTAGAGAGCCTAATATTGATTATCTATTGA
- a CDS encoding HAD family hydrolase, giving the protein MVSNIDTADILKAIEFHGLTPTDVFTSEDARAYKPRKELFEFALRTTGLKADEVIHIGDSLCSDVKGASSVGINALWLNRFGKQIPNGVESISSLLCALDKNLQSDNRF; this is encoded by the coding sequence ATTGTTTCAAATATAGACACTGCGGATATTTTGAAAGCAATAGAGTTTCATGGATTGACTCCGACAGATGTATTTACATCAGAGGATGCTAGAGCGTATAAGCCAAGGAAAGAACTGTTTGAGTTTGCATTGAGAACTACGGGACTGAAGGCTGATGAAGTAATCCATATTGGAGATTCTTTGTGTAGTGACGTTAAGGGTGCTTCGTCAGTTGGCATTAATGCTTTGTGGCTAAACAGATTTGGTAAACAGATTCCTAATGGAGTAGAAAGTATATCAAGTTTACTATGTGCTTTAGATAAAAATCTTCAGTCTGATAATAGATTCTGA
- a CDS encoding MFS transporter encodes MKKNSYLYHAGTSFFFYFAFACYNAMLALYLSDIHFNAQQISLITSSAPLFSIFAQPYLGTLADRFRSPRKVSLVALFITVVMNVIFMFSHQLIILLITSASILALFNAVTPLTDRIGVSSPYDFGKIRLWGSVGYAISAQLCGLVYDVIAPISIFVIFLFGTITVLICILRVNDPEVVQTETKVEYSSKEAYKSLFKNKQYIIFLLISFFFWGACTANFTYISVFIKSVGGTASMVGTYQLFATLFEVPAILATDFIIKKFSYKHIMLFACAMSIVNFVWYATLPNPNLIVAVFVFKGLSTILFTMITVRLIMEIVEDKYVSTAFGLQATVGRGIGAAVVQLIGGKLIDSFSTMTPFYLFLSVLIVTALVLSLTFKEKSA; translated from the coding sequence ATGAAAAAGAACAGCTATTTGTATCATGCTGGTACATCATTTTTCTTTTATTTCGCATTTGCATGTTACAATGCAATGCTTGCGTTATACTTAAGTGATATTCACTTTAATGCGCAGCAAATATCACTTATTACTTCATCAGCACCATTATTCTCAATCTTTGCCCAGCCTTATCTAGGAACATTGGCAGACCGCTTCCGTTCACCTAGAAAAGTATCTTTAGTGGCATTATTTATTACAGTAGTAATGAATGTGATCTTTATGTTCTCACATCAGCTAATTATTCTATTAATTACTAGTGCTTCTATTCTTGCCTTATTTAATGCAGTGACACCATTAACGGACAGAATTGGTGTTTCTTCACCTTATGACTTTGGTAAGATCAGATTATGGGGTTCTGTTGGTTATGCCATTAGTGCTCAGTTATGTGGTTTAGTTTATGATGTGATTGCACCTATTTCTATCTTCGTTATTTTCCTCTTCGGTACAATAACAGTTCTTATCTGTATCCTAAGAGTTAATGATCCAGAAGTAGTACAGACAGAAACAAAAGTAGAATATAGTTCAAAAGAAGCCTATAAGAGCCTCTTTAAGAATAAACAGTACATTATATTCCTATTAATCTCTTTCTTCTTCTGGGGCGCTTGTACAGCCAATTTTACCTATATCTCTGTATTTATTAAATCAGTCGGTGGTACAGCATCCATGGTAGGTACATACCAGTTATTTGCGACACTCTTTGAAGTACCTGCCATACTTGCAACTGACTTTATTATTAAGAAGTTCTCATATAAACATATCATGCTCTTTGCATGTGCCATGTCTATAGTTAACTTTGTCTGGTATGCAACATTACCTAATCCAAATTTAATTGTGGCAGTATTTGTATTCAAAGGCTTATCTACTATTCTCTTTACTATGATTACAGTAAGATTAATCATGGAAATTGTTGAAGATAAGTATGTCTCTACAGCTTTTGGCTTACAGGCTACAGTAGGTAGAGGAATTGGGGCTGCAGTCGTACAATTGATTGGTGGAAAACTGATTGATAGCTTCTCTACAATGACACCATTCTATTTGTTTTTATCCGTATTAATTGTAACCGCTTTAGTTTTATCCTTAACTTTTAAAGAAAAAAGCGCTTAG